A section of the Leminorella richardii genome encodes:
- the qseB gene encoding quorum sensing response regulator transcription factor QseB, whose product MRILLIEDDRLIGDGLKAGLGKLGFSVDWFSDGAVGQRAIDAAPYDAVVLDLSLPGIDGMDILRSWRANGHDVPVLVVTARDAIEQRVEGLQLGADDYLCKPFALAEVAARLQALIRRRHGQLTSTLTSGDLTLDPVSMAVTYQGSPVILKPKEFALLALLMHNAGRVLSRSLIEEKLYNWDEDVSSNAVEVHIHHLRRKLGNEIIRTVYGVGYTLGEPK is encoded by the coding sequence ATGAGAATTTTACTGATAGAAGATGATAGGCTCATTGGTGATGGGCTAAAGGCCGGTTTGGGAAAACTGGGCTTTAGTGTTGACTGGTTTTCTGACGGGGCGGTCGGCCAGCGAGCTATTGATGCTGCGCCCTATGATGCAGTCGTTCTCGATCTTTCTTTGCCGGGTATAGACGGTATGGACATACTGCGTTCTTGGCGAGCGAATGGCCACGACGTGCCCGTACTGGTTGTCACTGCGCGCGACGCTATTGAGCAGCGAGTAGAAGGGCTACAGCTGGGCGCTGACGATTATTTGTGTAAGCCGTTTGCTTTGGCTGAAGTCGCCGCCCGTTTGCAGGCGCTGATCCGTCGTCGACACGGCCAGCTTACTTCTACATTAACCAGCGGCGACCTTACCCTTGATCCTGTCTCAATGGCGGTGACCTATCAGGGCAGTCCGGTTATTCTGAAGCCCAAAGAGTTTGCGCTGCTGGCGCTGCTGATGCACAACGCAGGCCGTGTGCTGTCTCGCTCGCTGATTGAAGAAAAGCTCTATAACTGGGATGAAGACGTTTCCAGCAATGCGGTGGAAGTGCATATTCATCACCTGCGGCGCAAGCTGGGTAACGAAATCATCCGTACCGTTTACGGCGTGGGCTATACGCTGGGAGAGCCAAAGTGA
- the qseC gene encoding quorum sensing histidine kinase QseC, producing the protein MKHLSLRLRLTLLFSLVALLTWSVANVMAWWQIKNNVNELFDTQQMLFAKRLTVLNPGSFSEPFSLREMKKTVRHNRGKLDDDALAFAIFTLDGQRVLSDGDNGKNLIFDYRADGFTDGGIVGDKDPWRVIWLTAQDKKHVVAVGQEWEYRDDMVRDILVSQLVPWLIALPLMIVLLIGLITYELRPLKKIANQLNQRRPGDDTELTVQRVPSEVKPMVNALNRLFSRIGEMLTRERRFTSDAAHELRSPLAALKVQAEVVQLAGDDDEMRNTAVANLIDGIDRSSRVVDQLLTLSRLDTLSQLSDVQEIEWPQLLQTAIADHYAKARAIDIELRLSTEQTPPPISGQPLLLSILLRNLLDNAIRYSPPGSTVSVTLMSKGFRVEDNGPGVNPEFLARIGERFFRPPGQEKSGSGLGLSIVERIARLHGLSVNFQNRPQGGFSVELTR; encoded by the coding sequence GTGAAACACCTTAGTTTACGCCTGCGCCTCACGCTGCTGTTTTCTCTGGTCGCGTTGCTCACTTGGTCTGTGGCGAATGTTATGGCCTGGTGGCAAATTAAGAATAACGTCAACGAACTGTTTGATACCCAACAGATGCTGTTTGCCAAGCGGTTAACCGTCCTTAATCCCGGCTCTTTTTCTGAGCCGTTTAGCCTGCGAGAAATGAAAAAGACGGTTCGACACAACCGCGGCAAGCTGGATGATGATGCTTTGGCATTCGCTATCTTTACCCTTGACGGCCAGCGTGTACTTAGCGACGGCGACAACGGCAAGAATCTGATTTTTGACTATCGCGCTGACGGATTTACTGACGGCGGCATAGTCGGGGATAAAGATCCTTGGCGCGTGATCTGGCTTACCGCTCAGGATAAAAAGCACGTAGTTGCCGTTGGTCAAGAGTGGGAATATCGTGACGATATGGTGAGAGATATTCTGGTTTCTCAGCTTGTTCCATGGTTGATTGCGCTGCCTCTCATGATTGTTCTGCTCATTGGATTAATCACCTATGAGCTTCGTCCTTTAAAGAAAATTGCTAACCAGCTAAACCAAAGGCGTCCCGGGGACGATACCGAACTGACAGTTCAGAGGGTGCCGAGTGAAGTGAAGCCCATGGTAAACGCCCTTAACCGGCTGTTTTCCCGTATTGGTGAAATGCTGACGCGAGAACGACGCTTTACGTCAGACGCTGCTCACGAACTGCGAAGTCCTTTAGCTGCGTTAAAAGTGCAGGCAGAGGTGGTGCAGCTGGCTGGGGACGACGACGAGATGCGCAACACCGCTGTCGCCAACTTGATTGACGGTATTGACCGTTCGTCGCGCGTTGTCGATCAGCTGTTGACTTTGTCGCGTCTGGACACGCTTTCTCAGCTTAGCGATGTGCAAGAGATTGAATGGCCTCAACTGCTGCAAACCGCCATTGCCGATCACTATGCCAAAGCGCGAGCGATAGATATTGAGCTTAGGCTGTCGACAGAGCAAACGCCACCACCCATTAGCGGCCAACCGCTTTTGCTGTCAATTTTGCTTCGTAACCTGTTGGATAACGCCATTCGCTACAGTCCGCCCGGCAGCACCGTTTCCGTTACGCTAATGTCTAAAGGCTTTCGCGTGGAGGATAACGGCCCCGGTGTGAATCCTGAATTTCTTGCTCGTATCGGCGAGCGTTTTTTCCGACCGCCGGGTCAGGAAAAAAGCGGCAGCGGGCTGGGACTGTCGATTGTTGAGCGCATTGCACGACTGCACGGCCTGAGTGTTAATTTTCAAAATCGACCTCAGGGCGGTTTCTCGGTGGAACTAACTCGATAA
- a CDS encoding response regulator, whose product MRTLLIEDDELIGDGIKVGLEEMGFKIDWFTDGKLGEQAVYSAPYDAVILDLSLPHVDGLDILKHWRQQKVDTPVLILTARDALNERVSGLQHGADDYLCKPFALEEVAARLQALVRRRHGQLSSVLTYKDILLDAASGTVTKNGNPIVLTARELKLLELFLLSQNRVLSKTLIQEKLYSWSDDVSSNTVEVYIHNLRHKLGKDLIRTIYGMGYALGSEK is encoded by the coding sequence ATGAGAACGCTTTTGATTGAAGACGATGAGCTAATTGGCGATGGAATAAAAGTGGGTCTTGAAGAAATGGGCTTCAAGATTGACTGGTTTACTGACGGTAAACTGGGTGAACAGGCAGTTTATTCCGCCCCTTATGATGCCGTTATCCTTGATCTCAGCCTTCCGCACGTAGACGGACTGGATATTCTTAAACACTGGCGCCAGCAAAAGGTCGATACGCCAGTGTTGATCCTTACCGCACGAGATGCGCTTAACGAACGAGTCAGTGGCCTGCAGCACGGCGCTGATGACTATCTTTGCAAGCCTTTTGCCCTCGAAGAGGTCGCTGCCCGCCTGCAGGCGCTGGTCCGTCGGCGTCATGGGCAGCTAAGTTCGGTACTTACTTACAAAGATATTTTGCTGGATGCTGCCAGCGGTACAGTGACGAAAAATGGTAACCCGATCGTCTTAACAGCCAGAGAGCTTAAACTGCTGGAACTCTTTTTGCTTAGCCAGAATCGCGTACTGAGCAAAACGTTGATTCAGGAGAAGCTTTATTCCTGGAGTGATGACGTTAGCAGCAACACGGTAGAGGTTTATATTCATAACCTTCGCCACAAGTTGGGTAAAGATCTTATCCGCACGATTTACGGCATGGGCTATGCCCTAGGCAGTGAAAAATGA
- the qseC gene encoding quorum sensing histidine kinase QseC, producing MKNLSLRTRLIAIFTLLIMLSWVVSSAIGYVKVRHRIRLMFDAEQILFAQRLERIGLDDMLKIEPDGKKSAFTDRFSRQARDALSFAIFTPEGRLLLSDKNNEAEMTYSPATMSLGDKPQFIEGKKWRVLWLVSQDRRFIIAIAQETAYRERLAKNILLDHQVTPWGIMLPIMLIAIFFLINHELAPLKRVSAALKKRAPDDERPIEEKRLPKEVQPFVDALNALFRKTGELLRRERRFVSDAAHELRSPLTALKVQTEVAQMTTNKPELQQRALSNLTLGIERASRLVDQLLTLSKLDAHSEIPDSESVDWRALLEEMRSGFEAQAETKGTTLHIDYRGESPVTQGNMVLLSLLLRNVVDNALHYTPEGGDVYVTLADKTLTVEDTGPGVTKEHLARMGERFYRPPGQKKVGSGLGISIVKQIAELHHLSVAFRNGESRGFIVEVTF from the coding sequence ATGAAAAATCTGAGCTTGCGTACTCGTCTTATCGCTATTTTCACGCTGTTAATTATGCTGTCTTGGGTTGTGTCTTCTGCAATCGGCTACGTAAAAGTTCGTCACCGTATTCGGCTGATGTTTGACGCTGAACAGATCCTGTTTGCCCAGCGTCTTGAACGTATCGGGCTGGATGACATGCTCAAAATCGAACCAGACGGTAAGAAGTCAGCCTTTACCGATCGCTTTAGCCGTCAGGCGCGCGATGCGCTCTCTTTTGCTATTTTTACGCCAGAAGGGCGCCTGCTGCTTAGCGACAAAAATAACGAAGCTGAAATGACCTATTCACCCGCAACAATGTCACTCGGCGATAAGCCTCAGTTTATCGAAGGCAAAAAGTGGCGGGTGCTCTGGCTAGTGTCACAGGATAGGCGATTTATTATTGCTATCGCTCAGGAGACGGCCTACCGAGAGCGGCTAGCAAAAAATATTCTACTCGATCATCAGGTCACGCCGTGGGGCATTATGTTGCCGATAATGCTGATCGCCATTTTCTTTTTAATTAATCATGAGCTAGCTCCCCTGAAGCGCGTGTCTGCCGCGCTAAAGAAAAGGGCGCCGGACGATGAAAGACCCATTGAAGAAAAGCGGTTACCTAAAGAAGTTCAGCCCTTTGTGGACGCGCTAAACGCGCTGTTTCGCAAAACGGGTGAGCTGTTGAGAAGGGAACGTCGCTTTGTTTCTGATGCAGCTCACGAGTTGAGGAGTCCGCTAACAGCCCTGAAAGTTCAGACTGAAGTGGCGCAAATGACCACCAATAAGCCTGAACTACAGCAGCGAGCGCTAAGCAATCTGACGCTGGGGATTGAGCGAGCCTCCCGTCTGGTCGATCAGCTGCTGACGCTGTCTAAACTGGATGCCCATTCAGAGATCCCCGACAGTGAATCCGTTGACTGGCGAGCGCTTTTGGAAGAGATGCGGTCAGGCTTTGAGGCTCAGGCAGAGACTAAAGGTACCACTCTGCACATTGACTATCGCGGTGAATCGCCTGTGACACAGGGGAACATGGTGTTGCTATCTCTGTTGCTTCGTAACGTAGTGGACAACGCGCTGCACTATACGCCGGAAGGCGGTGACGTTTACGTGACTCTGGCGGATAAAACCCTTACCGTCGAAGACACGGGGCCAGGCGTGACGAAAGAACATCTGGCGCGGATGGGAGAACGCTTCTATCGACCACCGGGGCAGAAAAAGGTCGGTAGCGGTCTGGGTATTTCCATCGTAAAACAGATTGCTGAACTTCATCACTTGAGCGTTGCGTTTCGTAACGGGGAATCGCGGGGATTTATCGTTGAGGTAACTTTCTGA
- a CDS encoding diacylglycerol kinase, whose product MNKVQEKGFVRIVKAAGYSRAGLVAAWKNEAAFRQECLLSIVGCAVALWLNVPAVEKILLMGSVILVVIVELLNSAIEAVVDRIGYEHHELSGRAKDIGSAAVLVSLILAAIVWGGLLLPKLGASL is encoded by the coding sequence ATGAATAAAGTTCAAGAAAAAGGGTTCGTTCGCATTGTAAAAGCGGCAGGATATTCGCGGGCGGGGTTAGTTGCTGCTTGGAAAAATGAAGCCGCCTTCCGTCAAGAATGCCTGTTAAGCATTGTCGGCTGTGCCGTAGCCCTGTGGCTAAACGTGCCCGCTGTAGAGAAAATTCTATTGATGGGGTCTGTTATTCTGGTGGTTATTGTTGAACTGCTTAACAGCGCTATTGAGGCGGTTGTTGACAGAATTGGCTATGAGCATCATGAACTGTCGGGGCGGGCAAAAGATATTGGCTCTGCGGCCGTGCTGGTCTCGCTGATTCTTGCCGCTATCGTCTGGGGCGGGCTGCTACTTCCTAAACTTGGCGCGTCGCTTTAG
- the eptA gene encoding phosphoethanolamine transferase EptA, which translates to MKKLFRFQCSDMTFTLCAALFVTLAYNTRFFIKTWQLLDADSLREFLFFTTMPIVLFCALNIVFSLILLPYIRKPLFIILLFIGAGVNYFMYAFNVVIDRNMIQNALETNVHESLDLMSVKMALWFIILGVIPSVMLLFIRVTPSRSPLRFLLSRTLNITTSAVVIMLIALFFFKDYAPFFRNNKGVEKMLTPSNAIVGLIGNVSNYIDAQKPFVQIGLDAQKSPLAQQKAKKTLLVLVVGETARAENFSLGGYEKETNPMLSKRKDVVFFQNVSSCGTATAVSVPCMFSDMTRKNYSASKAKHTEGVLDILARAKVNVLWRENDGGCKGVCDRVPTENMSSLKLPELCQNGECKDDILLYKLEDYINIQQDDGIIILHQMGSHGPSYHERYTAEYRKFTPTCDTNDIQNCDTASLVNTYDNTVVYTDANLDKVIALLDKKRDRFATAMLYLSDHGESLGENGLYLHGAPYALAPTQQTRVPMILWTSPEYRETQAMNEDCLKKEARNGTFSQDNLFHSLLGIFDVQTSEYSPELDMFKTCRTGNQQ; encoded by the coding sequence ATGAAAAAACTTTTTAGATTTCAATGCAGCGATATGACGTTTACGCTCTGTGCTGCGCTGTTTGTTACGCTTGCGTACAACACCCGTTTTTTTATTAAAACCTGGCAACTTCTTGACGCAGACTCTTTGCGTGAATTTCTCTTTTTCACCACGATGCCCATTGTGCTCTTTTGCGCACTGAACATCGTTTTTAGCCTAATCCTTCTGCCCTATATCAGAAAGCCACTGTTTATCATCCTGTTATTCATCGGCGCAGGCGTCAACTATTTCATGTACGCTTTTAACGTCGTTATCGATCGCAATATGATTCAAAACGCGCTGGAAACCAACGTTCATGAGTCGCTGGATCTGATGTCAGTCAAGATGGCTCTGTGGTTTATCATTCTTGGCGTGATTCCGTCGGTCATGCTGCTGTTTATTAGAGTGACACCGTCACGAAGCCCGCTACGCTTTTTACTTTCTCGCACGCTAAATATCACTACTTCAGCCGTTGTTATCATGCTGATTGCCCTGTTCTTTTTTAAAGACTATGCGCCTTTCTTTCGTAACAATAAAGGCGTCGAGAAGATGTTGACCCCGTCAAACGCCATTGTCGGGTTGATTGGCAACGTCTCTAACTATATCGATGCGCAAAAGCCCTTTGTTCAAATCGGTCTGGATGCACAAAAATCACCGTTAGCACAGCAAAAAGCCAAGAAAACGCTGCTGGTTCTCGTGGTGGGCGAAACAGCAAGGGCAGAAAATTTCTCTCTCGGCGGCTATGAAAAAGAGACCAATCCTATGCTTTCTAAGCGTAAGGACGTGGTGTTTTTTCAAAACGTCAGCTCCTGCGGCACCGCTACCGCTGTCTCTGTTCCCTGTATGTTCTCGGATATGACGCGCAAAAATTATAGTGCCTCAAAGGCGAAACATACTGAAGGCGTGCTGGATATTCTTGCCCGTGCAAAAGTTAACGTTCTCTGGCGTGAAAACGACGGTGGCTGTAAAGGCGTTTGCGATCGCGTGCCGACTGAAAACATGTCCAGCCTTAAGCTGCCGGAACTGTGTCAAAACGGAGAATGTAAAGACGATATTCTGCTGTATAAGCTGGAAGACTACATCAACATCCAGCAGGATGACGGAATTATTATCTTACACCAAATGGGCAGCCACGGCCCCAGCTATCATGAACGCTATACTGCGGAGTACCGCAAGTTTACGCCGACCTGTGACACTAATGATATACAGAACTGTGACACAGCATCGCTAGTGAATACCTACGACAATACCGTTGTCTACACTGACGCCAACTTGGACAAGGTCATCGCCCTGTTAGACAAAAAGCGGGATCGGTTTGCTACCGCCATGCTTTATCTTTCCGATCACGGTGAGTCTTTAGGGGAAAACGGCCTCTATCTCCACGGAGCGCCCTATGCCCTTGCGCCAACACAGCAAACCCGAGTTCCCATGATTCTATGGACCTCTCCGGAGTACAGAGAAACGCAAGCCATGAACGAGGACTGCCTGAAGAAAGAGGCTCGCAATGGCACCTTTAGCCAGGACAACCTGTTCCATTCCCTTCTGGGCATATTTGATGTTCAAACAAGCGAATACAGCCCAGAGCTCGATATGTTCAAAACCTGCCGTACCGGCAATCAACAGTGA
- a CDS encoding TetR/AcrR family transcriptional regulator, giving the protein MEQKTQSATTLSHLKRRKYSLLIKSAMKLFEEGAFPTVSELAVEAQVSRATAYRYFPTQSDLIAAVVEETLKPIINWMPEQHDVESRVEALLRFAYPQMLKHEGALRAALLLSLQQWALRRAAEFKLSSSEEEIASEAQDHLVRGHRKNILSQVTEPLNRELPEEWVKKVNYALSMIYGSEVFMVLKDIWQLENEEVMSMTQWMAKAILNQARADAKEEEDALS; this is encoded by the coding sequence ATGGAACAAAAAACACAATCTGCTACCACGCTAAGCCACCTGAAACGGAGAAAGTATAGTCTCCTAATTAAAAGTGCGATGAAGCTGTTCGAAGAAGGCGCTTTTCCTACCGTCAGTGAGCTGGCTGTCGAGGCGCAGGTATCCCGGGCTACAGCCTATCGCTACTTTCCGACACAGAGTGATTTGATTGCCGCTGTCGTTGAAGAAACTCTAAAGCCCATTATTAACTGGATGCCGGAACAGCATGACGTAGAGTCTCGCGTAGAGGCGCTTCTGCGTTTCGCCTATCCGCAAATGCTTAAGCATGAAGGTGCACTGCGGGCAGCGCTGCTGCTGTCATTACAGCAGTGGGCTCTGCGCCGTGCTGCCGAGTTTAAGCTGTCGTCTTCCGAAGAGGAGATTGCCTCTGAGGCGCAGGATCACCTTGTGCGCGGGCACCGAAAAAATATTCTGTCGCAGGTAACCGAGCCACTAAACCGTGAACTGCCGGAAGAGTGGGTGAAGAAAGTCAACTACGCACTGTCGATGATCTATGGCTCCGAGGTGTTTATGGTGCTAAAAGACATCTGGCAGCTGGAAAACGAAGAGGTGATGTCTATGACGCAGTGGATGGCAAAAGCCATACTGAATCAGGCCAGAGCCGATGCAAAAGAAGAGGAAGACGCGCTTTCTTAA
- a CDS encoding class I SAM-dependent methyltransferase, with product MENSAEIYQDIDFSRLYLNHMARAGRVEKPACSWDERAEKMATVCANPEDDYLKSFLSLMDLSGAETLLDVGCGPGTICLPCAPHLRQVYGLDYSAGMLDAAKRRATASKIANATFIHRAWDDEWDNVPVCDIVVASRSTLVTDMKRALQKLNEKARLRVYTTHPVQSHFMDARILEALDRRDAGLPNYIYALNVLYQMGIHPKVDYINARHLQPQPDSYEALERSVSWSLGELTIVERQRLKNYYQRCLNDGVPLLDSHRRWAFISWDIDNKCIKNK from the coding sequence ATGGAGAACAGCGCAGAGATCTATCAGGATATCGATTTTTCACGACTTTATCTTAACCACATGGCGCGGGCAGGCAGAGTGGAAAAGCCGGCCTGCAGCTGGGACGAACGCGCTGAGAAAATGGCGACGGTATGCGCCAATCCGGAAGATGACTATCTAAAATCCTTTTTGTCATTGATGGATCTGAGCGGGGCAGAAACCCTGCTGGACGTCGGCTGTGGGCCCGGCACCATTTGCCTTCCCTGTGCGCCACACCTGCGTCAGGTATACGGCCTCGACTATAGCGCAGGTATGCTTGACGCGGCTAAACGCCGAGCCACGGCGTCAAAAATAGCTAACGCAACCTTTATTCACCGAGCGTGGGACGACGAGTGGGATAACGTGCCCGTCTGTGACATCGTTGTGGCCTCTCGCTCTACGCTAGTTACCGATATGAAAAGGGCGCTGCAAAAGCTGAATGAAAAAGCGAGACTGCGCGTTTATACAACTCACCCCGTACAGTCACACTTTATGGATGCACGCATTCTGGAGGCTCTTGATCGCCGCGACGCCGGGCTACCTAACTATATCTATGCACTAAACGTTCTTTACCAGATGGGCATTCACCCAAAGGTTGATTATATCAATGCCCGCCATCTACAGCCCCAGCCGGATAGCTACGAAGCCCTAGAACGCTCGGTCAGCTGGTCTTTGGGCGAGCTAACAATCGTTGAGCGCCAGCGCCTAAAAAACTACTATCAGCGCTGCCTGAACGACGGCGTACCTCTGCTTGATTCTCACCGTCGCTGGGCGTTTATCTCTTGGGATATAGATAATAAATGCATAAAAAATAAATAG
- the modD gene encoding ModD protein translates to MFYISDDFIDRLLLDDIQQGDLTTRALGIGQRSGEMRFMRRQSGRVSGVSVAARMLIKLGLNVDIHVSDGQDAVGGDVLLTATGRADALHQGWKAVQNVLEWCCGVSQYMAEMTQTAERVNPSVRIACTRKSIPATKALAIPAVIDGGGIIHRGGTAETILLFANHRRFFADPDDWITMISRLRMEAPEKKIIVEADTVEEALAALQGQPDVLQLDKFSLSEIRRLRATVEERASNCLLSIAGGIHRDNVSDYAATGVSLIVTSSPYYAEPADIKVVLQPA, encoded by the coding sequence ATGTTTTATATTTCCGATGACTTTATTGACCGACTGCTGCTCGACGATATTCAGCAGGGGGATCTGACCACTCGCGCACTGGGCATCGGTCAACGCAGCGGTGAAATGCGATTTATGCGTCGACAGTCAGGGCGCGTCAGCGGCGTGAGCGTTGCTGCACGCATGCTGATAAAGCTTGGCCTGAACGTAGACATTCACGTTTCAGACGGCCAAGATGCCGTAGGCGGTGATGTTCTATTAACGGCGACAGGGCGAGCCGATGCGCTGCACCAAGGATGGAAAGCGGTACAAAACGTTTTGGAATGGTGCTGTGGTGTGTCGCAGTATATGGCGGAAATGACTCAGACAGCAGAGCGGGTGAATCCGTCTGTGCGCATTGCCTGTACCCGCAAAAGTATCCCCGCCACTAAGGCGCTGGCTATTCCCGCTGTGATTGACGGTGGAGGTATTATTCACCGCGGCGGCACGGCTGAAACCATACTGCTTTTTGCCAATCATCGCCGCTTTTTTGCTGACCCTGACGACTGGATCACCATGATCTCACGCTTAAGGATGGAAGCACCGGAGAAGAAAATTATCGTAGAGGCCGATACTGTGGAAGAGGCGCTGGCCGCTCTACAAGGGCAGCCGGATGTTCTACAGCTAGACAAATTTTCCCTGTCGGAAATCCGTCGGCTGAGGGCGACTGTAGAAGAAAGGGCGTCAAACTGCCTGCTGTCTATCGCTGGGGGCATTCATCGCGATAACGTATCGGACTACGCGGCAACGGGCGTAAGCCTTATCGTGACGTCATCTCCGTACTATGCAGAGCCTGCGGATATCAAAGTGGTGCTTCAGCCAGCCTAA
- the mntP gene encoding manganese efflux pump MntP, with translation MNLSATLILAFGMSMDAFAASVGKGAILHKPRFREAFRTGLIFGSIEAITPLIGWGLGLFAGQYITEWDHWVAFALLVILGGRMVIEGFKTPEIEVPKIRRHSFWILAATAVATSLDAMAVGVGLALLQVNILHTAMAIGLATMIMATLGMMLGRFIGPLLGKRAEILGGLVLIGIGVNILYEHLGAVAV, from the coding sequence ATGAATCTTTCTGCAACACTGATCCTTGCTTTTGGCATGTCAATGGATGCCTTTGCCGCCTCTGTCGGTAAAGGCGCGATCTTACATAAACCCCGCTTTAGAGAAGCCTTTCGGACTGGATTAATTTTTGGTTCGATAGAAGCCATCACGCCACTTATCGGCTGGGGGCTCGGGCTGTTTGCCGGTCAATACATCACCGAATGGGACCACTGGGTCGCCTTTGCCCTACTGGTTATCTTAGGCGGGCGGATGGTTATCGAAGGTTTTAAGACACCAGAAATTGAAGTACCAAAGATTCGTCGCCACTCGTTCTGGATTTTAGCCGCCACCGCCGTCGCGACCAGCCTTGACGCCATGGCAGTGGGGGTTGGTCTGGCTCTGCTTCAGGTCAATATTCTTCACACCGCGATGGCCATTGGTTTGGCCACCATGATCATGGCGACGCTTGGCATGATGCTGGGGAGATTTATCGGCCCGCTGCTGGGCAAACGCGCCGAAATTCTGGGCGGTCTGGTGCTGATAGGCATCGGCGTCAATATTCTGTATGAACATCTGGGTGCCGTTGCCGTCTAA
- a CDS encoding ABC transporter substrate-binding protein yields MITLQKTIKGISAVALLIGCISTVQAERAITDQLGRSVTIPDEVNRAVVLQHQTLNLLVQLDAKQNVVGILSSWKKQLGANYVRLAPELETLPMPGDLTQVNIESLLALKPQVVFVANYAPADMISQIEKAGIPVIAISLREDKKGEEGKVNPSMDDEEQAYNSGLKQGIRLIGEVVNRKEQAEALIDYTFKQRDIVTQRLSAIPADKRIRVYMANPDLSTYGSGKYTGLMMAHAGAQNVAAATIKGFKQVSMEQVLQWDPSVIFVQDRYPKVVEQIVSDPSWKVVDAVKHGRVYLMPEYAKAWGYPMPEAMAIGELWMAKKLYPDLFSDIDMQKAADDYYQRFYKMPYVDVNEAK; encoded by the coding sequence ATGATAACTCTACAAAAAACGATCAAAGGTATTAGCGCTGTTGCGCTACTGATTGGCTGTATATCCACCGTTCAGGCTGAAAGAGCCATCACGGATCAGTTGGGGAGAAGCGTGACTATCCCTGACGAGGTCAATCGTGCGGTGGTGCTTCAGCACCAAACCCTCAATCTGCTGGTTCAGCTTGATGCTAAACAGAACGTCGTCGGCATTCTTTCCAGCTGGAAAAAACAGCTTGGCGCTAACTACGTCAGGCTGGCACCTGAACTTGAAACACTGCCGATGCCCGGAGACCTGACTCAGGTGAATATTGAAAGCCTGCTGGCTTTGAAGCCTCAGGTCGTGTTTGTTGCCAACTACGCTCCGGCGGACATGATTTCACAAATTGAAAAAGCGGGCATTCCGGTTATCGCCATTTCACTGAGAGAAGATAAGAAAGGCGAAGAGGGAAAAGTGAATCCCTCTATGGATGATGAAGAGCAGGCTTACAACAGCGGCCTGAAGCAGGGCATTCGACTGATTGGCGAGGTAGTGAACCGCAAGGAGCAGGCTGAAGCGCTTATTGACTATACGTTTAAACAGCGTGACATTGTCACTCAGCGCCTGTCTGCAATACCCGCCGATAAGCGTATTCGCGTTTATATGGCTAACCCAGACCTGTCGACCTACGGCTCGGGGAAATATACCGGCCTGATGATGGCGCATGCGGGTGCACAGAACGTAGCGGCGGCAACCATAAAAGGCTTTAAGCAGGTTTCAATGGAACAGGTGCTGCAGTGGGATCCCAGCGTGATTTTTGTTCAGGATCGCTACCCTAAAGTGGTTGAGCAGATCGTCAGCGATCCGTCGTGGAAAGTTGTCGATGCGGTTAAACATGGGCGAGTCTACCTAATGCCTGAATATGCTAAAGCTTGGGGATACCCTATGCCTGAAGCGATGGCTATCGGTGAGCTCTGGATGGCGAAGAAGCTGTATCCCGATCTTTTCAGCGATATCGATATGCAAAAAGCGGCGGATGACTACTATCAGCGTTTCTACAAAATGCCCTACGTTGACGTGAATGAAGCCAAATAG